Below is a genomic region from Fusobacterium sp. FSA-380-WT-3A.
CTAAATTTATATTTAACATTTTCCTGACAAGTCTACATATTGTTGATTTTCCAGCTCCACTTGGTCCTGAAACTACAAATAAATTTCCTTTACTCATAATTTTCCTCCGTATTTCTATTCCAATTTGATTATTCTATATTCATTGCTTGTTCTCTAATTTTTTCAATTTCATTTTTACATTCTACAACAATTTTTGAAATTTCATATGAAGATGATTTTACTCCTGTAGTATTTAACTCTCTAAAAATTTCTTGTAAAATAAAATCTATTTTTTTACCTACTATCTTATCCTCAGATTTTATTTCTATTTCTAATTGCTTTAAATGACTATCTAGTCTTGATATCTCTTCAGATATATCACTTCTATCTGTAAAAAGTAATATTTCTTTTAAAATATCTTCTTCATTAAAAGAAACTTCTTCTTTTATATTTTCTAATCTTTTTAATAATTTTTCTTTATAAATAGCAACAACTTGATTTTTATATTTTTTTATTTCAGTTATTCTTTCTTTTATAAATTCAAGTCTTTCTATAAAGTATTTTTTTAATCTATTTCCTTCTGTATCTTTAAATTCTAAAAATTCTTCTAATAAATTATCTAGTTTAGAAAAAATAATTTCTTCATAATCATTATAATCATTTTCTTTTCTTTTTATGACATTAAAATTTCTTATTAAATAATCCATTTTATTAGTAAATTTTTCACCAAAATTATTTTCCATATCTGTTAAAACTTTTAAATAAGCTTTACAAATTTGTTCATCATATTCAAAAAGATTTTCAATTTCTCTTCTATCTTCGAAATCTATTTTTAAATCTATACTTCCTCTAGTTACTTTTTCACCAATTTTTGTTCTAATTTTAGTTTCTAAAAAATTTAAAGAAGCTGGCATTTTTATCTTTAAATTTAAATTTTTATTATTAACACTCTTTATTTCCATATCAATT
It encodes:
- a CDS encoding YicC/YloC family endoribonuclease, with the protein product MRSMTGYSKYSHQDENFIIDMEIKSVNNKNLNLKIKMPASLNFLETKIRTKIGEKVTRGSIDLKIDFEDRREIENLFEYDEQICKAYLKVLTDMENNFGEKFTNKMDYLIRNFNVIKRKENDYNDYEEIIFSKLDNLLEEFLEFKDTEGNRLKKYFIERLEFIKERITEIKKYKNQVVAIYKEKLLKRLENIKEEVSFNEEDILKEILLFTDRSDISEEISRLDSHLKQLEIEIKSEDKIVGKKIDFILQEIFRELNTTGVKSSSYEISKIVVECKNEIEKIREQAMNIE